Proteins encoded together in one Pogoniulus pusillus isolate bPogPus1 chromosome 18, bPogPus1.pri, whole genome shotgun sequence window:
- the WTAP gene encoding pre-mRNA-splicing regulator WTAP: MTNEEPLPKKVRLSEADFKVLPRDELILRWKQYEAYVQALEGKYTDLNSNDVTGLRESEEKLKQQQQESARRENILVMRLATKEQEMQECTNQIQYLKQVQQPSVAQLRSTMVDPAINLFFLKMKGELEQTKDKLEQAQNELSAWKFTPDSQTGKKLMAKCRMLIQENQELGRQLSQGRIAQLEAELALQKKYSEELKSSQDELNDFIIQLDEEVEGMQSTILVLQQQLKETRQQLAQYQQQQSQASNPGTSRTPSSEPTDQGEAVGKDCSRLANGPSNGSSSHQRTSGPGFYREGSGTEDDFPASPGNGNKLSNHSEDRTGRGSGSYINQLSTGYESVDSPTGSENSLTHHSNDTDSNHDPQEEKTVSMKGNRTVGSRHVQNGLDSSVNVQGSVL, from the exons ATGACGAACGAAGAACCTCTCCCAAAGAAG GTTCGCCTTAGCGAAGCAGATTTTAAGGTTTTACCTAGAGATGAGCTTATCCTAAG GTGGAAACAGTATGAAGCATATGTTCAAGCTCTGGAGGGCAAATACACAGACCTTAATT CTAATGATGTGACGGGATTGAGAGAATCCGAAGAGAAGTTGAAACAGCAACAGCAAGAGTCTGCCCGAAGAGAAAATATTCTAGTCATGAGGCTGGCAACTAAGGAACAGGAGATGCAAGAGTGTACT AATCAGATACAGTACCTCAAGCAAGTCCAGCAGCCTAGTGTTGCCCAACTGCGATCAACAATGGTGGACCCGGCCATCAACTTGTTTTTCCTAAAAATGAAAGGTGAACTGGAACAGACTAAAGACAAACTGGAACAAGCCCAAAATGAACTGAGTGCCTGGAAATTTACGCCTGATAG CCAAACAGGCAAAAAGTTAATGGCGAAGTGTCGAATGCTTATCCAGGAGAATCAAGAGCTTGGAAGGCAGCTGTCCCAAGGACGTATTGCACAGCTTGAGGCAGAGTTGGCTTTACAGAAGAAATATAGTGAGGAACTTAAAAGCAGTCAGGATG AGTTGAATGACTTCATCATCCAGCTTGATGAGGAGGTAGAGGGTATGCAGAGTACCATTCTAGTTCTTCAGCAGCAGTTGAAGGAGACTCGCCAGCAGTTGGCGCagtaccagcagcagcagtcccagGCCTCCAACCCAGGTACCAGCAGGACTCCATCTTCTGAGCCTACAGAccaaggagaggctgtgggtaAAGACTGCAGCCGCCTGGCAAACGGACCAAGCAATGGTAGCTCCTCCCATCAGCGGACGTCTGGGCCTGGATTTTATAGGGAGGGTAGCGGCACGGAAGATGACTTCCCGGCTTCTCCAGGGAATGGTAATAAGCTGTCCAACCACTCTGAAGATAGAACTGGTAGAGGAAGTGGTAGCTACATAAATCAACTCAGTACGGGGTATGAAAGTGTAGACTCTCCCACTGGCAGTGAAAACTCTCTCACTCACCACTCAAATGACACAGACTCCAATCATGATCCTCAAGAGGAGAAAACAGTGAGCATGAAAGGTAACAGAACTGTGGGTTCTCGTCATGTCCAGAATGGTTTGGACTCCAGTGTAAATGTGCAGGGTTCAGTTTTGTAA